One stretch of Methylopila sp. 73B DNA includes these proteins:
- the urtC gene encoding urea ABC transporter permease subunit UrtC: MGNLYHNKTAQWLVYAVFFAGFAIIPMTVDDSFLLNQLATYGVYGMLALSISLCWGFGGILNLGQGIAFGLGAYGMAMTMQMQTQDESNPIPPFMLNNSLDHLPMLWQPFQNTYVGMILAVAAPTLFCAVFGGIMFRARVSGPFFAIMTLAMLSAFYTIIIDRQPYTGGVNGLTPPSSLQFAGFEVDPYSPTAYWVVFGFLLGATVIAKLITQSSFGLVTQAIRDDSERVRFLGYSVAGYETVIYTVSGLIAAIAGCCWVMLVQYVSPAQLDVGFSLSMVIWAAIGGRYSLLGSILGAFIIQGAQSYLGDTFLATWLLILGGFFIIVVRFLPNGLASLVESGLGLFAAKRGPASAEPNGDAKPIPAE; encoded by the coding sequence ATGGGAAATCTCTATCACAACAAGACGGCGCAGTGGCTGGTCTACGCCGTGTTCTTCGCCGGCTTCGCCATCATCCCGATGACGGTCGACGACAGCTTCCTGCTGAACCAGCTCGCGACCTACGGCGTCTACGGGATGCTGGCGCTGTCGATCAGCCTGTGCTGGGGCTTCGGCGGCATCCTGAACCTCGGCCAGGGCATCGCCTTCGGCCTCGGCGCCTACGGCATGGCGATGACCATGCAGATGCAGACCCAGGACGAATCCAATCCGATCCCGCCGTTCATGCTGAACAACAGCCTGGACCACCTGCCGATGCTCTGGCAGCCGTTCCAGAACACCTACGTCGGCATGATCCTCGCGGTCGCGGCGCCCACGCTGTTCTGCGCGGTGTTCGGCGGCATCATGTTCCGGGCGCGCGTCTCGGGACCGTTCTTCGCGATCATGACGCTCGCGATGCTCTCCGCCTTCTACACCATCATCATCGACCGCCAGCCCTACACCGGCGGCGTCAACGGCCTGACGCCGCCCTCCTCCCTGCAGTTCGCGGGGTTCGAGGTCGATCCCTACAGCCCGACCGCCTATTGGGTGGTGTTCGGCTTCCTGCTCGGCGCCACCGTGATCGCCAAACTGATCACACAGAGCTCGTTTGGGCTCGTGACCCAGGCGATCCGCGACGACAGCGAGCGCGTCCGCTTCCTCGGCTACAGCGTCGCGGGCTACGAAACGGTGATCTACACCGTCTCCGGGCTCATCGCCGCGATCGCCGGCTGCTGCTGGGTCATGCTGGTGCAGTACGTCTCGCCGGCCCAGCTCGACGTCGGCTTCAGCCTCTCGATGGTGATCTGGGCGGCGATCGGCGGGCGCTACTCGCTGCTGGGATCGATCCTCGGCGCCTTCATCATCCAGGGCGCGCAGAGCTACCTCGGCGACACCTTCCTCGCCACTTGGCTCCTGATCCTCGGCGGCTTCTTCATCATCGTCGTCCGGTTCCTGCCGAACGGTCTCGCGAGCCTGGTCGAATCCGGCCTCGGCCTGTTCGCGGCCAAGCGTGGACCGGCCTCGGCCGAGCCGAACGGCGACGCCAAACCCATTCCCGCGGAGTAA
- the urtB gene encoding urea ABC transporter permease subunit UrtB — MDLGSLLNALILGVSIASIWLIAALGLTIIYGTAGVINMAHGEFIMLGAYSSYMLQFYLGLPYLLCLPASFVIVALVGLALERGLIRYLYNRPLDTLLATYGVSLVLMQGVRLIFGSDPKYLAVPEMFQSNVMLGSASISAFRIVVLAITAFLVFALWLLFYKTRFGVQVRAVMQNKEMAASFGINSGRIYMMTFALGAGLAGVAGALFGVLAIVLPTMGASYVVQAFLMVVVGGGSLAGSVVASGVTGEMQSVFAFFTNDTFARFIIFVLIVVFLRFRPQGLFAQAGARR, encoded by the coding sequence ATGGATCTTGGATCGCTACTGAACGCGCTCATTCTGGGCGTCAGCATCGCCAGCATCTGGCTGATCGCGGCGCTCGGGCTCACGATCATCTACGGCACGGCCGGGGTGATCAACATGGCGCACGGCGAGTTCATCATGCTCGGCGCCTACAGCTCCTATATGCTGCAGTTCTATCTCGGGCTGCCCTATCTGCTGTGCCTGCCGGCGTCCTTCGTGATCGTCGCGCTGGTCGGCCTCGCGCTGGAACGCGGGCTGATCCGCTACCTCTACAACCGCCCGCTCGACACATTGCTCGCGACCTACGGCGTCTCGCTCGTGCTGATGCAGGGCGTCCGCCTGATCTTCGGCAGCGACCCGAAGTACCTCGCCGTGCCGGAGATGTTCCAGAGCAACGTGATGCTCGGCTCCGCCTCGATCTCGGCGTTCCGCATCGTCGTCCTCGCCATCACCGCCTTCCTCGTGTTCGCGCTCTGGCTGCTGTTCTACAAGACGCGGTTCGGCGTGCAGGTCCGCGCGGTGATGCAGAACAAGGAGATGGCGGCCTCCTTCGGCATCAACTCCGGCCGCATCTACATGATGACCTTCGCGCTCGGCGCGGGCCTCGCGGGCGTCGCCGGCGCGCTGTTCGGCGTGCTCGCCATCGTGCTGCCGACCATGGGCGCGAGCTATGTGGTGCAGGCATTCCTCATGGTCGTGGTCGGCGGCGGCTCCCTCGCCGGCAGCGTGGTGGCGAGCGGCGTCACGGGCGAGATGCAGTCCGTCTTCGCCTTCTTCACCAACGACACCTTCGCCCGCTTCATCATCTTCGTGCTGATCGTGGTGTTCCTGCGGTTCCGCCCGCAAGGCCTCTTCGCCCAGGCCGGCGCGCGCCGATGA
- a CDS encoding transporter substrate-binding domain-containing protein: MQFTRRNLLKTTAAASAALAAPHLWLPTASEAWGATLKKGEPIKVGLLFSLTGSLAVPEEDSTLVMQYAIEEINKAGGVAGVPIEPVIVDAKSDFAVYSEKAKELILREKVIALFGCYTSASRKAILPTVMQRDHLLYYPTCYEGAECTQNTICTGPLANQHSQDLIPFMVQQFGKRVFFVGSNYVWPKESNKNAKVWLQKAGGELLGEEYIPLGSSEFGPVLNKIREAKPDFIFSTVVGASDIAFHKQFKQEGFKADKMPIASLTTGEIETRAMGAEFGAGHFLSAPYFQSLDNPTNNKFVESFLKSKYGKNGTTHYNMEETYTSAYVFKAGFEKAAAAVGFENVTPRAIRDHSGGVRVEDNVSPEGLIWIDENNFNCWLKPKIGQCQADGTFKIVKAADSHVAPDPYSIYPDAGVCTKDGLKSPDGKIRKSVI, from the coding sequence ATGCAGTTCACCCGCCGTAATTTACTGAAGACGACGGCAGCGGCCTCCGCCGCTCTTGCTGCGCCGCATCTTTGGTTGCCGACCGCCAGCGAGGCCTGGGGCGCGACCCTGAAGAAGGGGGAGCCGATCAAGGTCGGCCTGCTGTTCTCCCTCACCGGCTCGCTCGCGGTTCCGGAGGAAGATTCGACCCTCGTGATGCAGTACGCCATCGAGGAGATCAACAAGGCGGGCGGCGTCGCCGGCGTGCCGATCGAGCCCGTGATCGTCGACGCCAAGTCGGACTTCGCGGTCTACTCCGAGAAGGCCAAGGAGCTGATCCTGCGCGAGAAGGTCATCGCGCTGTTCGGCTGCTACACCTCGGCGAGCCGCAAGGCGATCCTGCCCACCGTCATGCAGCGCGACCACCTGCTGTACTACCCGACCTGCTACGAGGGCGCGGAGTGCACACAGAACACCATCTGCACCGGCCCGCTCGCCAACCAGCACTCGCAGGACCTGATCCCCTTCATGGTCCAGCAGTTCGGCAAGCGCGTGTTCTTCGTCGGCTCGAACTACGTGTGGCCGAAGGAGTCGAACAAGAACGCCAAGGTGTGGTTGCAGAAGGCCGGCGGCGAGCTGCTTGGCGAAGAGTACATCCCGCTCGGCAGCTCCGAGTTCGGGCCCGTGCTGAACAAGATCCGCGAAGCCAAGCCCGACTTCATCTTCTCGACGGTGGTCGGCGCGTCGGACATCGCGTTCCACAAGCAGTTCAAGCAGGAAGGCTTCAAGGCCGACAAGATGCCGATCGCCTCGCTCACCACCGGTGAGATCGAGACGCGCGCCATGGGCGCCGAATTCGGCGCTGGCCACTTCCTGTCGGCCCCCTACTTCCAGTCCCTCGACAACCCCACCAACAACAAGTTCGTCGAGAGCTTCCTGAAGTCGAAGTACGGCAAGAACGGCACGACCCACTACAACATGGAGGAGACCTACACCTCCGCCTACGTGTTCAAGGCCGGCTTCGAGAAGGCCGCGGCCGCGGTGGGCTTCGAGAACGTCACGCCGCGCGCGATCCGCGATCATTCGGGCGGCGTCCGCGTCGAGGACAACGTCTCGCCGGAAGGCCTGATCTGGATCGACGAGAACAACTTCAACTGCTGGCTGAAGCCGAAGATCGGCCAGTGCCAGGCCGACGGCACCTTTAAGATCGTGAAGGCCGCCGACAGCCACGTCGCGCCGGACCCGTACTCGATCTACCCCGACGCCGGCGTCTGCACCAAGGACGGCCTCAAGTCGCCCGACGGCAAGATCCGCAAGAGCGTCATCTGA
- a CDS encoding response regulator transcription factor produces MKVLIADDHWVVRQSLKQVMRRLHQALETYEAETFDEAAAMLVEHDDIDLMLVDLVMPGFDAFDGLRRLRASFPDVPVVVVSVHEDVDHVLRSVEQGVIGYIPKSSGGPEIERALERVLAGEVSFPRRIIERSASAQPPAAPRAPASAEATKAVAAAIDPERDLDALTARERGVLSLLGRGYSVKRIAEELELSSQTVRVHLGNAMRKLNIRDRSAAVHYAISRFGAAATAGRG; encoded by the coding sequence ATGAAGGTTCTCATCGCCGACGACCACTGGGTGGTTCGACAGTCGTTGAAGCAGGTCATGCGGCGCCTGCATCAGGCGCTCGAGACCTACGAGGCCGAAACGTTCGACGAGGCGGCCGCCATGCTGGTCGAGCACGACGACATCGATCTGATGCTGGTCGACCTCGTGATGCCCGGCTTCGACGCCTTCGACGGACTGAGGCGGCTGCGCGCGAGTTTCCCCGACGTCCCCGTAGTGGTCGTGTCGGTCCACGAGGACGTGGACCACGTCCTGCGGTCGGTCGAACAGGGCGTGATCGGCTACATTCCCAAATCGTCCGGCGGCCCGGAGATCGAGCGCGCGCTCGAACGGGTGCTCGCGGGCGAGGTCAGTTTCCCCCGCCGGATCATCGAGCGCTCGGCCTCCGCACAGCCGCCGGCGGCGCCGCGGGCTCCGGCCTCGGCCGAGGCGACGAAGGCCGTGGCGGCCGCGATCGATCCCGAGCGCGATCTCGACGCCCTCACCGCCCGCGAGCGGGGCGTTCTCAGCCTGCTCGGGCGCGGCTATTCGGTGAAGCGGATCGCCGAGGAGCTGGAGCTCAGCAGCCAGACCGTCCGCGTCCATCTCGGCAACGCCATGCGGAAGCTGAACATCCGCGATCGTTCCGCCGCGGTGCACTACGCCATCAGCCGGTTCGGCGCCGCGGCGACCGCAGGACGTGGCTGA
- a CDS encoding ATP-binding protein: MADTDRAAGADDRLAAIWAGLDVAPNGILVWGEDRRLLYVNDRFRKTCDLPASVGMTYDAFVSAMARSHECFLPCEPDAWEREEIADFGVEKQRDYLFATGAVMQVTHAASRVGGMTVTFTDVTAIKRNETALQLAKEAAEATDEAKSRFLRAANHDLRQPLASLKILIYNCIREPVEEHRSDMLHAMGVAVSIMEDLLGALLQIGQLDAGRIQPRITSFQLSQLFERLDIQFRHQAEEKALRLKFVAPRGTIATDRALLERILSNFVANAIRFTEVGGVVVGCRREGKNLRIEVVDTGRGVRPQDRERVFDEFYRATEERRMQKNGLGLGLNIVKRLAELLEHPVRLRSEVGKGSIFSVTVPLGNIWHSEAGREVEISEAVAGEFVGTPVILVEDDDILRETMTQLLRRWGIDVHAAADESEAIRLVEGGVVPQLIVADYNLKTRTGVDVVEGVRQAIGAATPAMIVTADAEPRVLEGIRAAGLPVLVKPVSPPRLRVLMHNLLFEPSLTKLSGR; the protein is encoded by the coding sequence GTGGCTGATACCGACCGCGCCGCGGGCGCGGACGATCGGCTGGCCGCCATCTGGGCCGGCCTCGACGTCGCGCCCAACGGCATCCTGGTCTGGGGCGAGGATCGCCGCCTGCTCTACGTCAACGACCGGTTCCGCAAGACCTGCGATCTCCCGGCGTCGGTCGGGATGACCTACGACGCCTTCGTTTCCGCCATGGCGCGCTCGCACGAGTGCTTCCTGCCGTGCGAGCCGGACGCGTGGGAGCGCGAGGAGATCGCCGACTTCGGCGTCGAGAAGCAGCGCGACTATCTGTTCGCGACCGGCGCGGTGATGCAGGTGACCCATGCGGCCTCCCGCGTCGGCGGGATGACGGTGACCTTCACCGACGTGACCGCGATCAAGCGCAACGAAACGGCGCTGCAGCTCGCCAAGGAGGCGGCGGAGGCCACCGACGAGGCGAAGTCGCGCTTCCTGCGGGCCGCGAACCACGACCTCCGCCAGCCGCTCGCATCGCTCAAGATCCTGATCTACAACTGCATTCGCGAGCCGGTCGAGGAGCATCGCTCCGACATGCTGCACGCCATGGGCGTGGCCGTCTCGATCATGGAGGATCTGCTCGGCGCGCTGCTGCAGATCGGGCAGCTCGACGCCGGCCGCATCCAGCCGCGGATCACCTCGTTCCAGCTGTCGCAGCTGTTCGAGCGCCTCGACATCCAGTTCCGCCATCAGGCGGAGGAGAAGGCGTTGCGGCTGAAGTTCGTCGCCCCGCGGGGCACGATCGCGACCGACCGCGCGCTGCTGGAGCGGATCCTCAGCAATTTCGTCGCCAACGCGATCCGCTTCACCGAGGTCGGCGGCGTCGTGGTCGGATGCCGCCGCGAGGGAAAGAACCTCCGCATCGAGGTCGTCGACACCGGCCGGGGCGTGCGGCCGCAGGACCGCGAGCGGGTCTTCGACGAGTTCTACCGCGCGACCGAAGAGCGGCGGATGCAGAAGAACGGCCTCGGCCTCGGCCTCAACATCGTCAAGCGGCTGGCCGAGCTGCTCGAGCACCCCGTCCGCCTGCGCTCGGAGGTCGGCAAGGGCTCGATCTTCTCGGTCACCGTGCCGCTCGGGAACATCTGGCACAGCGAGGCCGGCCGGGAGGTGGAGATCAGCGAGGCGGTCGCGGGCGAGTTCGTCGGCACGCCGGTCATCCTGGTCGAGGACGACGACATTTTGCGCGAGACCATGACCCAGCTGCTGCGCCGCTGGGGGATCGACGTGCATGCGGCGGCCGACGAAAGCGAAGCCATCCGCCTGGTGGAAGGCGGCGTCGTGCCCCAGCTGATCGTGGCGGACTACAACCTGAAGACGCGGACGGGCGTGGACGTGGTCGAAGGCGTGCGGCAGGCGATCGGCGCCGCGACGCCCGCGATGATCGTCACCGCGGACGCGGAGCCGCGAGTGCTCGAAGGCATCCGCGCCGCGGGTCTTCCGGTGCTTGTGAAGCCGGTCAGCCCTCCGCGGCTGCGGGTTCTGATGCACAACCTGCTTTTTGAACCTAGTCTCACGAAATTGTCCGGCCGCTGA
- a CDS encoding ABC transporter substrate-binding protein → MAASQDVVPIGSMIPLTGPSAADGAEFRKGMILAVEELNARGGLLGRPIRPIFADTCRQTAEEVVGAARWLIEKHQVHAIVNGYNIGPQNSEYEPIADAGIIYVHANTLLQHHDTVMSDPERYFGCFMADPADYWYGPGFIKFISWLRDSGQWTPNSDRLAIISGSKPYSIVIANAMAAAAADFGWRLCFGPKIVQTPTSQWRDVLDEVRATNPAVIANTHFYAGDLAHFQRQFSEKPMDCIVYLQYGAMHRTFTDIAQEAAVGVIVSSVIGLLRDDMGKRFEARYNARFGEGSTATIGCQSYSNMHHYAVAAAMAGGSGPPGDFEQNRKVAFALKGMIYRSVHGTIRYHPDWQAVVPYPVVTHDPSLGMPHIFYQIQDFRKPLSMIAPEPYNTERFVYPPWMSGRGTAVRPAAPGNPRGLTGL, encoded by the coding sequence GTGGCCGCCAGCCAAGACGTCGTGCCGATCGGCAGCATGATCCCGCTCACGGGGCCTTCAGCCGCCGACGGCGCGGAATTCCGCAAAGGCATGATCCTCGCGGTCGAGGAGCTGAACGCGCGCGGCGGGCTGCTGGGGCGGCCGATACGGCCGATCTTCGCCGACACCTGCCGCCAGACCGCGGAGGAGGTCGTCGGCGCGGCCCGCTGGCTGATCGAGAAGCATCAGGTCCACGCCATCGTCAACGGCTACAACATCGGGCCGCAGAACTCGGAATACGAGCCGATCGCGGACGCCGGCATCATCTACGTCCACGCCAACACGCTGCTGCAGCACCACGACACGGTGATGAGCGACCCCGAGCGCTACTTCGGCTGCTTCATGGCGGACCCGGCGGACTACTGGTACGGGCCGGGCTTCATCAAGTTCATCTCCTGGCTCCGGGATTCCGGCCAGTGGACCCCGAACTCGGACAGGCTCGCGATCATCTCGGGCTCGAAGCCCTACAGCATCGTCATCGCCAACGCGATGGCGGCCGCCGCCGCCGACTTCGGCTGGCGTCTCTGCTTCGGGCCGAAGATCGTCCAGACGCCGACCAGCCAGTGGCGCGACGTGCTGGACGAGGTGCGCGCCACCAACCCGGCCGTCATCGCCAACACCCACTTCTACGCCGGCGACCTCGCGCATTTTCAGCGCCAGTTCAGCGAGAAGCCGATGGACTGCATCGTCTACCTGCAATACGGCGCGATGCATCGCACCTTCACCGACATCGCCCAGGAGGCGGCGGTCGGCGTCATCGTCTCCTCGGTCATCGGCCTGCTACGCGACGATATGGGGAAGCGCTTCGAGGCGCGCTACAACGCCCGCTTCGGCGAAGGCTCGACCGCGACGATCGGCTGCCAGTCCTACAGCAACATGCACCACTACGCCGTCGCCGCCGCCATGGCCGGCGGCTCGGGCCCGCCCGGCGACTTCGAGCAGAACCGCAAGGTCGCCTTCGCGCTGAAGGGCATGATCTACCGCAGCGTCCACGGCACGATCCGCTACCACCCCGACTGGCAGGCCGTGGTGCCGTACCCCGTCGTGACGCACGATCCGTCGCTCGGGATGCCGCACATTTTCTACCAGATCCAGGACTTCCGGAAGCCGCTCTCGATGATCGCGCCGGAGCCCTACAACACCGAGCGCTTCGTCTATCCGCCCTGGATGAGCGGGCGAGGGACGGCGGTTCGCCCGGCGGCGCCGGGCAATCCGCGGGGGCTTACGGGGCTGTAG
- a CDS encoding CbbQ/NirQ/NorQ/GpvN family protein: protein MAATPASGRLSAHEIHDEPFYRPVGDEIEIFAAAYASRLPVMLKGPTGCGKTRFVEHMAWRLKRPLVTVAAHEDLTAADLAGRFLLAPEGTVWHDGPLTMAVREGAICYLDEIVEARQDTTVVIHPLTDARRALPLEKKGELVQAHPDFQLTISYNPGYQSAVKDLKESTKQRFVAIEFDYPEAGIEAEIVAREAGVSVDLAGTLVDVGLRSRNLRGHGLAEGASTRMLIHAAVLARGGASLEAAVRSAILLPITDERDVRDALGAAIAAGLPAAARPR from the coding sequence ATGGCTGCAACGCCGGCGTCGGGCCGCCTGTCCGCCCACGAGATCCACGACGAGCCGTTCTATCGCCCGGTCGGCGACGAGATCGAAATCTTCGCCGCGGCCTACGCCAGCCGCCTGCCCGTCATGCTCAAGGGACCGACCGGCTGCGGCAAGACCCGCTTCGTCGAGCACATGGCGTGGCGCCTGAAGCGGCCGCTGGTCACCGTCGCCGCGCATGAGGACCTGACCGCGGCGGACCTCGCCGGCCGCTTCCTGCTCGCGCCCGAGGGCACGGTCTGGCACGACGGCCCGCTCACCATGGCGGTGCGCGAAGGCGCGATCTGCTACCTCGACGAGATCGTGGAGGCGCGGCAGGACACGACCGTCGTCATCCACCCGCTGACCGACGCGCGCCGGGCGCTGCCGTTGGAGAAGAAGGGCGAGCTGGTTCAGGCGCACCCCGATTTCCAGCTCACGATCTCCTACAACCCCGGTTACCAGAGCGCGGTGAAGGACCTCAAGGAGTCCACCAAGCAGCGCTTCGTGGCGATCGAGTTCGACTACCCGGAGGCCGGGATCGAGGCCGAGATCGTCGCGCGGGAGGCCGGCGTTTCCGTCGATCTCGCCGGGACGCTGGTCGATGTCGGCTTGCGCTCCCGCAACCTGCGGGGCCACGGCCTGGCCGAGGGCGCCTCGACCCGCATGCTGATCCACGCCGCGGTGCTCGCCCGCGGCGGCGCCTCGCTCGAGGCCGCGGTGCGCTCCGCGATCCTGCTGCCGATCACCGACGAGCGGGATGTTCGGGACGCGCTCGGCGCCGCGATCGCGGCCGGGCTGCCCGCAGCCGCGCGCCCGCGGTGA
- a CDS encoding VWA domain-containing protein — protein sequence MSVDAVLDASPQALARRDVARLLLGREDVGPTLAQTLRRLDAVWSEAEVELWAGGVLTLLHANAGARCLRAFARATDALAGRQDAAALARDAASAAEVARHGGSQAGRATLDALPAAALKLPGWHERAKWWAGLARLAREAPDCLAPVCERSSALLGHGDGAAFESFVAAGLKACGVDREKRRAFFTLQDPEARALLERAAGAVAFQDVERRLKLFGRALWGQAPRLAALQGAGVSAAPQRASIVGDLVRLPAVYRGVTGARAEPLYRAALAHALAHQAFSRRQRAEKLKPLQIALVGLVEDARVEALALKRHPGLKALWSPWHMAQPGDAMTAAFLMARLARALFDPDYQDDDGFVEKGRRLFAEAAGRLDDPTAARAIGGLLGHDLGQMRLRFDPKIYVPEPLYRDDNLGLWTFDDEPDQQADEIEQAVDAARLTPQEADEGREGDEPPKPEAGRAREAPADDRGVAIATYPEWDRAAGVERPDWTTVRLVAAAVGDARALEDRLDRLGGFRDRIARLVRGARVGKAARLKRQPEGFDLDLDAAVGAAIALRTGDLPDDRIHRASGRRARDVATVVLVDVSESTRDRVGGGTVLGIEKLAVAALGHAMETAGDVFAVRAFASCGREEVRLTEVKNFDGRMDAAAMARLAGLEPGLSTRLGAALRHVGAELEDVRSHRKLVIALTDGEPSDIDVTDPLDLVEDARRAALSLRRRGVDVFGVTLGPLAATDVFGRANTMPARRLDDLPARLSELYFRLARL from the coding sequence GTGAGCGTGGACGCCGTGCTCGACGCCAGCCCGCAGGCGTTGGCGCGCCGGGACGTCGCGCGCCTGCTGCTCGGCCGCGAGGACGTGGGCCCGACGCTCGCCCAGACGCTGCGACGGCTCGACGCCGTCTGGTCGGAGGCCGAGGTCGAGCTCTGGGCGGGCGGCGTCCTTACCCTGCTGCACGCCAACGCGGGCGCTCGCTGCCTCCGCGCTTTTGCCCGCGCGACGGACGCCCTGGCCGGCCGGCAGGACGCCGCAGCGCTCGCGCGTGACGCTGCAAGCGCCGCTGAGGTCGCGCGCCATGGCGGGTCGCAGGCGGGGCGGGCGACGCTCGACGCGCTGCCCGCCGCAGCGCTCAAGCTCCCGGGATGGCATGAGCGCGCCAAGTGGTGGGCCGGCCTCGCGCGTCTCGCGCGGGAAGCCCCGGACTGTCTCGCGCCCGTCTGCGAGCGCTCGTCCGCGTTGCTTGGCCACGGTGACGGCGCCGCCTTCGAGAGTTTCGTGGCGGCGGGCCTGAAGGCCTGCGGCGTGGACCGGGAGAAGCGCCGCGCGTTCTTCACGCTGCAGGACCCGGAAGCCCGCGCCCTGCTGGAGCGGGCCGCGGGCGCCGTCGCTTTCCAGGACGTCGAACGCCGCCTGAAGCTGTTCGGACGCGCGCTCTGGGGCCAGGCCCCGCGGCTCGCCGCGCTGCAGGGCGCGGGCGTCTCCGCCGCGCCGCAGCGCGCGTCGATCGTCGGCGATCTCGTGCGCCTGCCCGCGGTCTACCGCGGCGTCACCGGCGCGCGCGCCGAGCCGCTCTACCGGGCGGCGCTCGCCCACGCCCTGGCGCACCAGGCGTTCAGCCGGCGCCAGCGGGCGGAAAAGCTGAAGCCGCTGCAGATCGCGCTGGTCGGCCTCGTCGAGGACGCCCGCGTGGAGGCGCTCGCGCTCAAGAGGCATCCCGGCCTCAAGGCGCTCTGGTCGCCGTGGCACATGGCGCAGCCCGGCGACGCCATGACGGCCGCGTTCCTGATGGCGCGGCTCGCGCGGGCGCTGTTCGACCCGGATTACCAGGACGACGACGGCTTCGTGGAGAAGGGGAGGCGGCTGTTCGCGGAGGCCGCCGGCCGGCTCGACGACCCGACCGCGGCGCGCGCCATCGGCGGCCTGCTCGGCCACGACCTCGGCCAGATGCGGCTGCGGTTCGACCCCAAGATCTACGTGCCCGAACCGCTCTACCGCGACGACAACCTGGGCCTCTGGACCTTCGACGACGAGCCCGACCAGCAGGCCGACGAGATCGAGCAGGCGGTCGACGCGGCGCGGCTGACGCCGCAGGAGGCCGACGAGGGCCGCGAGGGCGACGAGCCGCCGAAGCCCGAGGCGGGCCGCGCCCGCGAGGCGCCGGCCGACGACCGCGGCGTCGCGATCGCGACCTATCCCGAGTGGGACCGGGCGGCTGGCGTCGAGCGGCCGGACTGGACCACGGTGCGCCTCGTGGCGGCGGCTGTCGGCGACGCCCGCGCGCTGGAGGACAGGCTCGACCGCCTCGGCGGTTTTCGCGACAGGATCGCGAGGCTCGTGCGGGGCGCGCGCGTGGGGAAGGCAGCGCGGCTGAAGCGTCAGCCGGAAGGCTTCGACCTCGATCTCGACGCCGCGGTCGGCGCGGCGATCGCGCTGCGCACCGGCGACCTGCCCGACGACCGCATCCACCGCGCCTCCGGCCGCCGCGCCCGCGACGTGGCGACCGTCGTGCTGGTGGACGTCTCGGAATCCACCCGCGACCGCGTCGGCGGCGGCACGGTGCTCGGCATCGAGAAGCTCGCGGTGGCGGCGCTCGGCCACGCCATGGAGACGGCCGGCGACGTCTTCGCGGTGCGCGCCTTCGCCTCCTGCGGGCGGGAGGAGGTGCGGCTGACGGAGGTGAAGAACTTCGACGGCCGCATGGACGCCGCCGCCATGGCGCGGCTGGCGGGGCTCGAGCCCGGCCTTTCGACGCGCCTCGGCGCCGCGCTCCGGCATGTGGGCGCGGAGCTGGAGGACGTCCGCTCGCACCGCAAGCTCGTCATCGCGCTGACCGACGGCGAACCCTCCGACATCGACGTGACGGACCCGCTTGACCTGGTGGAGGACGCCCGCCGCGCCGCGCTCTCCCTCAGGCGGCGCGGCGTCGACGTGTTCGGCGTGACGCTCGGGCCGCTGGCGGCGACCGACGTGTTCGGCCGGGCGAACACCATGCCCGCGCGACGGCTCGACGACCTGCCTGCGCGGCTGTCGGAGCTGTATTTCCGGCTGGCGCGGCTGTGA
- a CDS encoding urease accessory protein UreD, producing MKPADYASGEAAAGRHRRAELVFARGGGRSALIRQVSPYPFHTTRPFALDRARPDLATLYLQSASGGVYRGDVLDLALTVKDGAAAHVTSQAATVVHDTGAARARQTTEMTVGAGAFGALTLDPLILFPGAELAAKTTLRLGEGALAILADGVAWHDFAGRDRPFRSLTSEVTVHGPDGRRLVLDRSTVDGADLIGPASLLGDGMGAYGSAMLFGPADMLPSAEALEQALESVGCRAGASPLPNGAGVGVRMLAANGGRIATGVETLFNVGVAAMLGFAPARRRK from the coding sequence ATGAAGCCGGCCGACTACGCCTCCGGCGAGGCCGCCGCCGGGCGCCATCGCCGCGCCGAGCTGGTCTTCGCCCGCGGCGGCGGTCGCTCGGCGCTGATCCGGCAGGTCAGCCCCTACCCCTTTCACACCACGCGGCCCTTCGCGCTCGACCGCGCGCGGCCCGATCTCGCGACGCTCTACCTGCAGTCGGCCTCGGGCGGCGTCTACCGCGGCGACGTGCTCGACCTCGCGCTCACGGTGAAGGACGGCGCCGCGGCGCATGTGACGAGCCAGGCCGCGACCGTGGTGCACGACACCGGCGCGGCGCGCGCGCGGCAGACGACCGAGATGACGGTCGGCGCCGGCGCCTTCGGGGCGCTGACGCTGGATCCGCTGATCCTGTTTCCCGGGGCCGAGCTTGCGGCGAAGACCACCCTGCGCCTCGGCGAGGGCGCGCTGGCGATCCTAGCGGACGGCGTCGCCTGGCATGATTTCGCGGGGCGGGATCGCCCGTTCCGGTCGCTGACCTCGGAAGTCACGGTCCATGGGCCCGACGGGCGCCGGCTCGTGCTCGACCGCTCGACGGTCGACGGCGCTGACCTCATCGGGCCGGCCTCGCTGCTCGGCGACGGCATGGGGGCCTACGGCTCGGCGATGCTGTTCGGTCCTGCGGACATGCTGCCTTCGGCGGAGGCGCTCGAACAGGCGCTGGAGTCCGTCGGCTGCCGGGCGGGCGCGAGCCCGCTGCCGAACGGCGCCGGCGTCGGCGTGCGGATGCTCGCGGCCAACGGCGGACGCATCGCAACGGGCGTCGAGACGCTCTTCAACGTCGGCGTGGCGGCGATGCTGGGCTTCGCCCCTGCGCGCCGGCGGAAGTAG